One window of the Onychostoma macrolepis isolate SWU-2019 chromosome 21, ASM1243209v1, whole genome shotgun sequence genome contains the following:
- the rhogb gene encoding ras homolog family member Gb: MQSIKCVVVGDGAVGKTCLLISYTTGAFPKEYIPTVFDNYSSQVTVDGRTISLNLWDTAGQEEYDRLRTLSYPQTNVFIICFSISSPPSYENVKHKWHPEVTHHCPSVPILLVGTKSDLRSDADVLKKLKEQNQAPITHQQGQALARQIHAVKYLECSALSQDGIKDVFADAVRAFLSPQPVAPKKPCVLL; this comes from the coding sequence ATGCAGAGCATCAAGTGTGTGGTGGTGGGGGACGGAGCAGTGGGAAAAACCTGCCTGCTCATCTCGTACACGACCGGCGCGTTCCCCAAAGAGTACATTCCCACCGTGTTCGACAACTACAGCTCCCAAGTCACCGTGGACGGCCGCACCATCAGCCTCAACCTGTGGGACACGGCAGGCCAGGAGGAGTACGACCGCCTTCGCACACTGTCCTACCCACAGACCAACGTCTTCATCATCTGCTTCTCCATCTCCAGCCCACCATCCTATGAGAACGTCAAGCACAAGTGGCACCCAGAGGTGACGCACCACTGTCCCAGCGTGCCCATCCTGCTGGTGGGGACCAAGAGCGATCTTCGCAGCGACGCGGATGTGCTGAAGAAGCTAAAGGAGCAGAACCAGGCGCCCATCACGCACCAGCAGGGCCAGGCTCTGGCTCGCCAAATCCACGCCGTCAAGTACCTGGAGTGTTCGGCACTCAGCCAAGACGGCATCAAGGACGTGTTTGCAGACGCAGTGCGTGCCTTCCTCAGTCCTCAACCTGTGGCTCCAAAGAAGCCCTGTGTACTCCTCTGA